In Palaemon carinicauda isolate YSFRI2023 chromosome 18, ASM3689809v2, whole genome shotgun sequence, a genomic segment contains:
- the LOC137657429 gene encoding uncharacterized protein: MEAEYRSLTSLRGHITRGLNYMTDALTSDAGVRYLELQSASLEKRWNSYESRWDIFVDKYIDESGHDEREAKHIDLQDKYHEIELKLSLYMKQFSPISQSNLHDSTNSMIKVKLPEIKLQEFSGDPLDWTRFWNQFSTSIHLKKDIDDVTKYVYLTQCIKGNAQKLLAGFKGEASDYGDAIKALTEMYGDPKKIRRTLLRSLINLGKPKYVRSEIFDFKVDLENLLMQIGHDSEIDVSSNEMILRELIVLKLPKEVEDFMFGLYKTMYFSVSQIKEGLQHLLNFMEHENEGIANKGTPEVNKIRFQSPAKSSSPFKGSSTVGTYTTLSNYSCIYCKGKHRPFDCTIYSSLNARRERLKVLNRCVKCTKVHQSTECATILNMCPHCRKGKHHSFLCISSPGSVGTPNIGNSTVTSKDINSDKLKGDPVTTNQVMSIIHKQSSRQNYSVALPTAMVTVRSEDGQLISVRCLFDSGSQRSFIHKDLANKLSLRTVSTVNMILNSFDGMGDSRDYEIVNPVVSLGNRKKRVTLIVVKDMPEPITPGLCDTMRDLDRIGYHLADRDIKSDRIDNINMLIGADFLGNYLSDMRQVNNVDLLESPGGYLIYGLIPHRGTDHIHCNSALVAKVSVELGESAPLLVDPRTISSVVVDDTLPVHKLWDLDVVGIIPSQVSPSDVETISKYETTVLHRNGRYWVELPFKHNHPFLPTNYNVALGQMYNQLKRFQHQPDHLKCYDNIIKEQLKLGFIEEVENPVISPNTHYLPHHAVRKNSSTTPLRVVYNCSAKPSKSSASLNDCLMTGLSLTEKLFDLLVRFRMNKFACIADIEKAFLQIGLQQHHRDFTRFLWLEDPFDENSRVKTYRFRSVLFGATCSPFLLHMTLQYHFQRSHSPYSGVLLSSFYVDNFQHNADNEQQLVELYDVANVEMSKAGMNLRQWNSNSKLLKDHISQSTEESLEFPLVDKILGLNWELSSDSLFVNLCKFETLQYVTKRQLLSLVSSCFDPLGMCVPILIKGKILIQEAWKENIGWDVKLPPSFLDRWNTLACELSELPTFKFPRCICWMGHSYRLHVFVDASTTAYGAVCYLSNNNQSNFVASKARVTPLKTRTIPQLEITALQLGTQFACCIKDLFHHFFIEEVIIWSDSEVALQWLKNNKCKITYVQNRVAQIKEIGSSFKILYVSTKENPADLLTRGISITQFRKSRLWTHGPSWLSCPEKWPEQRFLVMICEIVSEIVPEVPIPEPIFDYSNYSSLRKLLNVTRIVYNFIMCVKSGIRLVDPLVYWIRYVQDTHYPRICAFLRKELNGLEQDKLQFIKDIGLYYDESTSLIHSRGRLHHSNLDQSTKFPVLIPSKSHLSNLLIDFAHEKCLHGGVKETLSYLRRQYWIPKVISTIKKFLRHCVNCKRIEGRRFDYPGPPPLPAVRVQFTRPFFHTGIDFSGPITITQTEDGKPHKYYIVLFTCTASRLVNLELACNSSALTFINIFRRFCAIYSAPVTVISDNGSNFLSSAKFFDQLLMQRDVKEYMAVNNIQWRFIASRAPWQGGFYERLIGLTKSCLKKVLFKKRVNADELETVLKEIQCKLNNRPLTYIDAETPIEPLAPIHLWCGRIINPMPSVVLDSQEDPNFLDHSEFNKRYSQVSVILNHFENMWRNEYLIALREKNYGGSQACQDKAPLVGDVVIVERPGPQHEWPLGRIVKLYPDKENIVRVVDVLYNGSISKRTIDKLVPLEIHSPLINSTIVQGEESQPNVSGETKQIHGDSVSEVRPLRKAALKAAKLRQYLIDNDQI, from the coding sequence ATGGAGGCTGAATACAGGTCACTGACCAGTTTGCGTGGTCATATCACGCGAGGTCTAAATTATATGACCGATGCTCTAACCAGTGATGCAGGAGTTCGCTATTTGGAACTTCAAAGTGCTTCTTTAGAGAAAAGGTGGAACAGTTACGAATCTCGATGGGACatatttgttgataaatatattgatgaaagtgGTCATGATGAGAGGGAGGCTAAACATATTGACCTCCAAGATAAATATCATGAAATTGAACTTAAGCTGTCATTGTATATGAAACAATTTTCCCCAATATCTCAGAGTAATCTGCATGATAGTACTAATTCTATGATTAAGGTAAAGTTGCCTGAAATAAAATTGCAAGAGTTTTCAGGAGACCCTCTAGATTGGACTAGATTTTGGAATCAATTTAGTACATCTATTCATTTAAAGAAGGACATAGATGATGttactaaatatgtatatctaacccAATGTATTAAGGGCAATGCTCAAAAGCTACTTGCAGGTTTTAAGGGTGAAGCTTCTGATTATGGTGATGCCATTAAGGCGCTAACTGAAATGTATGGGGATCCAAAGAAGATAAGGCGAACTTTACTTAGGTCTTTGATTAATTTAGGGAAGCCTAAATATGTTAgaagtgaaatatttgattttaaggttGATTTGGAGAACTTACTCATGCAAATAGGTCATGATTCTGAGATTGATGTGTCGTCAAATGAGATGATATTGAGGGAACTTATTGTGTTAAAACTACCAAAAGAGGTAGAGGATTTCATGTTTGGTCTTTATAAAACCATGTACTTTAGTGTAAGTCAGATAAAGGAAGGTCTTCAACACTTATTAAATTTTATGGAACATGAAAATGAAGGGATTGCTAATAAGGGAACACCAGAAGTCAATAAAATTCGTTTCCAGTCACCAGCAAAATCTTCATCTCCATTTAAGGGTTCAAGTACTGTAGGTACTTACACTACACTTAGTAATTATTCTTGCATATATTGTAAGGGAAAACATAGACCCTTTGACTGTACGATTTATAGCTCTCTAAATGCTAGGAGGGAAAGGTTGAAGGTATTGAATCGATGTGTTAAATGTACTAAGGTACATCAGTCAACTGAGTGTGCCACCATTCTTAATATGTGTCCTCATtgtagaaaaggaaaacatcattcTTTCCTTTGTATTAGTTCTCCAGGTTCAGTTGGTACTCCAAATATTGGTAATTCCACAGTAACTAGTAAGGATATTAACAGTGATAAATTGAAGGGTGACCCTGTAACAACGAATCAAGTGATGTCTATAATTCATAAACAGTCTTCTCGTCAAAACTACAGTGTAGCTCTTCCTACTGCAATGGTAACTGTTAGATCAGAAGATGGTCAGTTAATCTCAGTCAGATGCCTCTTTGATAGTGGAAGTCAACGTTCCTTCATTCATAAAGATTTGGCCAATAAGTTAAGCCTCAGAACAGTTTCTACtgtaaatatgattttgaatagttttgatggTATGGGTGATTCCAGGGATTATGAGATTGTTAACCCTGTAGTTTCTTTGGGAAATAGGAAAAAGAGAGTAACGTTGATTGTTGTGAAGGATATGCCTGAACCGATAACTCCTGGCCTTTGTGACACGATGAGAGATCTTGATAGGATAGGTTATCATCTTGCTGATAGAGATATAAAATCAGATAGAATTGACAATATAAACATGCTTATAGGTGCAGATTTCCTGGGAAATTATTTATCAGATATGAGACAAGTCAATAATGTAGATTTACTTGAATCTCCAGGTGGCTATTTAATTTATGGCCTAATTCCACATAGAGGTACGGATCATATTCATTGTAATAGTGCCCTTGTTGCTAAAGTGAGTGTCGAGTTAGGAGAAAGTGCTCCATTGTTGGTTGATCCTCGCACAATAAGCTCTGTCGTGGTGGATGATACTCTTCCTGTGCATAAATTGTGGGATCTTGATGTAGTTGGAATCATTCCTTCACAAGTTTCGCCAAGTGATGTAGAAACTATTTCCAAATATGAAACTACTGTTTTGCATAGAAATGGAAGATACTGGGTGGAATTACCATTCAAGCATAATCATCCTTTTCTCCCAACTAATTATAATGTAGCATTAGGTCAAATGTATAATCAACTAAAAAGGTTCCAGCATCAACCAGATCATTTGAAATGTTATGATAACATAATCAAGGAACAATTAAAGTTGGGTTTTATTGAGGAGGTTGAAAATCCTGTAATAAGTCCCAACACCCACTATCTTCCACATCATGCAGTCAGAAAGAACTCCTCCACTACACCCCTTAGAGTGGTGTATAATTGTAGTGCAAAGCCGAGTAAATCCTCTGCATCATTGAATGATTGTCTCATGACCGGTCTGTCATTAACGgagaaattatttgatttgttaGTCAGGTTTAGAATGAATAAATTTGCCTGCATAGCAGATATTGAGAAGGCCTTTCTGCAGATTGGATTGCAACAGCATCACAGAGATTTTACTAGATTTTTGTGGTTAGAAGATCCATTTGACGAAAATAGTAGAGTAAAAACATATAGGTTTAGATCGGTTCTCTTTGGTGCTACTTGCAGCCCTTTTTTATTGCATATGACCTTACAGTATCATTTTCAAAGATCACATTCACCCTATTCAGGTGTTCTATTATCTAGTTTTTATGTGGATAATTTTCAGCACAATGCTGATAATGAACAGCAGTTGGTGGAATTATATGATGTGGCCAATGTTGAAATGAGTAAGGCTGGAATGAATCTGAGACAATGGAACAGTAATTCAAAATTACTTAAGGATCATATAAGCCAGAGTACAGAGGAGTCATTGGAATTTCCACTTGTGGACAAAATATTAGGTTTAAATTGGGAACTTTCAAGTGATTCATTATTTGTAAATCTGTGTAAATTTGAAACATTACAGTATGTTACGAAGAGACAATTACTGTCTCTTGTATCTTCTTGTTTTGACCCTTTGGGTATGTGTGTGCCTATTTTGATTAAAGGGAAGATATTAATTCAAGAAGCATGGAAAGAAAATATTGGTTGGGATGTAAAATTACCACCCTCATTTCTTGACAGATGGAATACTTTGGCTTGTGAATTATCAGAGCTCCCAACCTTCAAATTTCCTAGATGTATCTGTTGGATGGGACACTCTTATAGACTTCATGTTTTTGTAGATGCCAGTACTACTGCCTATGGTGCAGTTTGTTATCTCAGTAATAACAATCAATCTAATTTTGTAGCTAGCAAGGCCAGAGTAACCCCACTGAAAACTCGTACTATACCTCAGTTAGAAATAACGGCATTACAGCTAGGTACTCAATTTGCATGCTGTATCAAAGacctttttcatcatttctttattgaaGAAGTCATAATTTGGTCAGACTCAGAAGTTGCTCTCCAgtggcttaaaaataataaatgtaaaattacctaCGTTCAAAATAGAGTAGCTCAAATAAAGGAAATAGGATCCTCTTTCAAGATTTTATATGTATCCACCAAAGAGAACCCTGCAGATCTCCTAACAAGGGGTATTAGTATTACTCAGTTTCGTAAGTCTCGTTTATGGACCCATGGACCTTCATGGTTATCCTGTCCTGAAAAATGGCCTGaacagagatttttagtaatgattTGTGAAATCGTTTCAGAGATTGTTCCTGAAGTGCCTATTCCAGAACCTATTTTTGATTATAGTAACTACTCATCGCTTAGGAAGTTGTTGAATGTTACTagaattgtttataatttcattatgtGTGTTAAATCTGGTATTAGATTAGTCGATCCTCTTGTGTATTGGATCAGATATGTTCAAGATACACATTATCCCAGAATTTGTGCCTTCCTTAGGAAGGAATTGAACGGTCTTGAGCAGGATAAATTGCAATTTATTAAAGATATAGGTCTTTACTATGATGAGTCTACTAGTCTTATTCATAGTCGTGGTAGACTACACCATTCTAATTTAGACCAGAGTACCAAATTTCCTGTCTTAATACCTTCCAAGAGTCATTTATCTAATCTCTTAATTGATTTTGCTCATGAAAAATGTCTGCATGgtggagttaaagaaactttgtccTATCTTCGCAGACAATATTGGATACCAAAGGTGATATCAACCATTAAGAAGTTCTTAAGACATTGTGTAAATTGTAAGAGAATTGAAGGTAGGAGATTTGATTACCCTGGTCCTCCTCCACTTCCAGCTGTAAGAGTTCAATTTACACGGCCATTTTTTCATACTGGTATTGATTTTTCAGGTCCCATTACCATAACCCAAACTGAAGATGGTAAACCCCATAAATATTATATAGTACTTTTTACATGTACTGCATCAAGACTAGTTAATTTAGAGTTAGCATGTAACTCGAGTGCATTaacgttcattaatatttttagacgATTTTGTGCTATCTATTCTGCCCCTGTCACTGTGATTTCTGACAATGGTAGTAATTTCTTGTCCAGTGCTAAATTTTTTGATCAATTGTTGATGCAAAGAGATGTAAAGGAATATATGGCTGTTAATAATATACAATGGAGGTTCATTGCATCCCGTGCTCCTTGGCAGGGGGGATTCTATGAACGCCTCATTGGACTAACCAAGTCCTGTCTAAAAAAGGTGCTGTTCAAGAAAAGAGTTAATGCAGATGAATTAGAAACTGTGTTGAAGGAAATTCAGTGTAAATTGAATAATCGTCCCTTGACTTACATAGATGCAGAAACTCCCATCGAACCTCTTGCCCCAATTCATTTATGGTGTGGTAGGATCATAAATCCTATGCCATCAGTAGTGCTAGATAGTCAAGAAGATCCAAACTTTTTGGATCATAGTGAATTCAATAAACGTTACAGCCaagtttctgttattcttaaccactTTGAAAATATGTGGAGAAATGAATACTTAATTGCATTACGTGAGAAAAATTACGGTGGCTCACAAGCATGTCAGGATAAAGCTCCACTTGTAGGGGACGTAGTTATTGTTGAACGGCCAGGTCCgcaacatgagtggcctttaggtcgtattgttaaattgtatccAGATAAAGAAAACATCGTAAGAGTAGTGGATGTTCTGTACAATGGATCTATAAGTAAGCGTACCATAGACAAATTGGTTCCTTTGGAAATCCACTCTCCACTTATAAACTCCACAATAGTGCAGGGTGAAGAATCACAACCTAACGTTAGTGGTGAAACCAAACAGATTCATGGAGATAGTGTGAGTGAAGTGCGTCCTTTAAGGAAAGCAGCTTTAAAAGCTGCCAAGCTCCGTCAATATCTTATTGATAATGATCAAATTTaa